A window of the Xenopus laevis strain J_2021 chromosome 9_10L, Xenopus_laevis_v10.1, whole genome shotgun sequence genome harbors these coding sequences:
- the hba3.L gene encoding hemoglobin subunit alpha-3 (The RefSeq protein has 1 substitution compared to this genomic sequence) translates to MTLTDSDKAAVVALWGKIAPQANAIGAEALERLFLSYPQTKTYFSHFDLSHGSADLANHGGKVVNALGEAAKHINDLDAALSTLSDLHAYNLRVDPGNFKLLSHTIQVTLAIHFHKEFDAATHAAWDKFLAEVATVLTSKYR, encoded by the exons ATGACTCTGACCGACAGTGATAAGGCTGCAGTTGTTGCTCTGTGGGGCAAAATCGCACCCCAAGCTAATGCCATTGGAGCTGAGGCTTTGGAGag ACTTTTCCTGTCCTATCCCCAGACCAAGACTTACTTCAGCCACTTTGATCTGTCTCATGGCTCTGCTGATCTTGCCAACCACGGAGGAAAGGTTGTGAATGCTCTTGGAGAAGCTGCCAAGCACATCAATGACCTGGATGCTGCTCTGTCCACACTCAGTGACCTGCATGCCTACAACCTGAGAGTGGATCCTGGAAACTTCAAG TTGCTGTCTCACACCATCCAGGTGACTCTGGCCATCCACTTCCATAAGGAATTTGATGCTGCCACCCAGGCTGCTTGGGACAAATTCCTGGCTGAGGTTGCCACCGTCCTCACCTCCAAGTACAGATAA
- the hbz.L gene encoding uncharacterized protein LOC734765 (The RefSeq protein has 1 substitution compared to this genomic sequence) codes for MTLTESEKAAVIALFEKISSSYSSIGAEALERLFLSYPQTNTYFSHFDLSHGSSDLTTHGGKVMTALGKAAKKIDDLDAALSALSDLHAFNLRVDPGNFKLLSHTIQETLAIHYSSDFGASTQTAFDKFLTEITAVLTSKYR; via the exons ATGACCCTGACCGAGAGTGAGAAGGCTGCAGTTATTGCTCTGTTTGAAAAAATTTCATCCAGTTATAGTTCAATTGGAGCTGAGGCTTTGGAGAG ACTTTTCCTGTCCTATCCCCAGACCAAGACTTACTTCAGCCACTTTGATCTGTCTCATGGCTCTTCTGATCTTACCACCCACGGAGGAAAGGTTATGACTGCTCTTGGAAAAGCTGCCAAGAAAATCGATGACCTGGATGCTGCTCTCTCCGCACTCAGTGACCTGCATGCTTTCAACCTAAGAGTGGACCCTGGAAACTTCAAA TTGCTGTCTCACACCATCCAGGAGACTCTGGCCATCCACTACTCATCGGATTTTGGTGCTTCCACACAGACAGCTTTTGACAAATTTCTAACAGAAATTACAGCCGTCCTCACCTCTAAGTACAGATAA